Proteins from a single region of Lysinibacillus sp. JNUCC-52:
- a CDS encoding HesB/YadR/YfhF family protein translates to MNIALTDEALQWFKNEMEVVTGDTIRFYARYGGSSPFHEGFSLGMTREEPLEIGVQTVIDGVTYYIDEKDLWFFNDYNLHIDVDKQLYELKYDYLK, encoded by the coding sequence ATGAATATCGCACTGACAGATGAAGCTCTTCAATGGTTTAAAAATGAAATGGAAGTCGTAACAGGCGATACCATTCGCTTTTATGCAAGATATGGTGGTTCAAGCCCATTCCATGAAGGATTTTCTCTTGGGATGACTCGCGAAGAACCTCTTGAAATAGGTGTTCAAACAGTAATTGATGGTGTAACCTACTATATCGATGAGAAAGATTTATGGTTTTTTAACGATTATAACTTACACATTGACGTTGACAAACAACTTTACGAATTAAAATACGACTATTTAAAATAG
- a CDS encoding spore germination protein — protein sequence MPVSENNNTSQQQNPSTNLLHTSLSENIFTIKEALGNSNDVIIREITLDKLNNQSIALINIDGISDKNVITDFILEDLMLEIDNGFKNKVTNINDYIKKQCLAVGGAKDILDFTAFFASILNGETVILLEGQSVAIATDTKSAKDRAVTEPQTESVIRGPRESFTETLRTNTALIRRKIKSPDLWIKSRIIGEVTQTDVAVMYINGIANDKIVQEVLDRLDNIVIDGVLETGYLEDFIQDSKFSLFPMIYNTERPDVVAAELLEGKIAILVDGTPLVLTVPVIFTSFLQAAEDYYQNWIISSLIRLLRFFGICLALVMPSLYVAITTFHQEMLPTAMLISIASQREGVPFPAVVEALIMEIAFEILREAGLRMPRTIGPAVSIVGTLVIGQAAVEAGIVSAVMVIIVALTAICSFLFPSYGLSNTIRVLRFPLMILAAMFGLFGVMFGIMMIILHLCSLRSFGVPYMSPFGPLIMKDQKDAMILFPRRDLLTRPRLFSQKNKVREQRYHEGKKRN from the coding sequence ATGCCCGTTTCAGAAAACAACAATACCTCCCAACAGCAAAATCCTTCAACGAATTTACTGCACACTTCTCTTTCAGAAAATATTTTTACGATTAAAGAAGCTCTTGGTAATAGCAACGATGTAATTATTCGTGAAATTACACTAGACAAATTAAATAATCAATCAATCGCGTTAATTAACATTGATGGCATATCCGATAAAAATGTGATTACAGACTTTATATTAGAAGATTTGATGCTTGAAATTGACAATGGATTTAAGAATAAAGTAACCAACATAAACGACTATATAAAAAAGCAATGCTTAGCGGTAGGCGGTGCAAAGGATATTTTAGATTTCACCGCATTTTTTGCCTCCATCCTAAATGGTGAAACAGTCATTCTATTAGAGGGCCAATCGGTTGCGATTGCGACAGACACCAAAAGCGCAAAAGATAGAGCTGTCACTGAGCCACAAACAGAGTCCGTAATTAGAGGGCCAAGAGAGTCTTTTACTGAAACCTTGCGTACAAATACAGCACTCATCCGTCGAAAGATTAAAAGTCCTGACCTTTGGATAAAATCTCGAATTATTGGAGAGGTAACGCAAACAGACGTAGCTGTTATGTATATAAATGGCATTGCCAATGACAAAATTGTCCAAGAGGTGTTAGATCGTTTAGATAATATTGTCATTGATGGCGTATTAGAAACCGGCTATTTAGAGGATTTTATTCAAGACTCTAAATTCTCTTTATTTCCAATGATTTATAATACTGAGCGCCCAGATGTCGTTGCAGCAGAGTTGTTAGAAGGTAAAATAGCAATATTAGTGGATGGAACCCCCCTTGTACTAACCGTTCCAGTAATATTCACATCTTTTTTACAGGCTGCAGAAGATTATTACCAAAATTGGATTATTAGTTCATTAATTCGACTTTTACGTTTTTTTGGTATTTGTCTTGCATTAGTAATGCCTTCCCTATATGTAGCTATTACTACCTTTCATCAAGAAATGCTTCCAACGGCAATGCTTATTAGTATCGCTTCACAGCGAGAAGGTGTGCCCTTTCCCGCTGTAGTAGAAGCACTAATTATGGAGATTGCATTTGAAATTTTGCGTGAAGCAGGTCTTCGAATGCCTAGAACGATTGGTCCAGCAGTTTCCATTGTAGGGACATTAGTAATTGGTCAAGCAGCCGTGGAAGCGGGCATAGTATCAGCTGTAATGGTCATTATTGTTGCATTAACAGCCATTTGTAGCTTTCTTTTTCCTTCCTATGGCTTATCAAATACGATTCGTGTTCTACGTTTCCCATTGATGATTTTAGCCGCGATGTTTGGTTTATTTGGCGTTATGTTTGGCATTATGATGATTATTCTTCACTTATGTAGTTTACGTTCATTTGGCGTTCCGTATATGAGTCCTTTTGGGCCACTAATTATGAAAGATCAAAAAGATGCAATGATCTTGTTCCCACGTAGAGATTTACTCACAAGACCGAGGCTGTTCAGTCAAAAAAATAAAGTTAGAGAACAACGATATCACGAAGGAAAAAAAAGAAATTAA